The following proteins are encoded in a genomic region of Brachyspira pilosicoli:
- a CDS encoding DUF3810 domain-containing protein, producing the protein MRNKITFLICIIFIAIVLKLLTLSPKFVENFYSRKAYKVISGNIGRLTSNFNFSLGEILLFIFIILILLFFVFSIKKIIFGQEKLKLIFNFLYGVVCIAIIIYIVFMSVWGLNYYRFPLINNYQNYFFENNNITDEEAYNKLYSLAELLIKDLNDLQTKMKYETSINTNYQALNRMVESEYNKVFEEFPYLEMYYSRTKPIKISQLFLRLQITGIYSPFTSEANVNTLIPYTSMPYTIAHEMAHKIGIAYEDEANFIAYLACSKHSDLFIQYSGAFESLLYVLSELNRDENYAMLISNLNEKTKEEIRYNYDFWNQYKGQLSNISHKVNDTYLKANNQIHGIKSYSRVVKLLIYYKMSKGFLQ; encoded by the coding sequence ATGAGAAATAAAATTACCTTTCTAATATGTATAATATTCATAGCTATAGTATTAAAACTCCTCACATTATCGCCAAAGTTTGTAGAAAATTTTTATTCAAGAAAAGCTTATAAAGTTATATCTGGAAATATTGGAAGATTAACATCAAACTTTAATTTTTCTCTTGGTGAAATACTTTTATTTATTTTTATAATACTAATACTTTTATTCTTTGTTTTCTCTATAAAAAAAATAATATTTGGGCAAGAAAAGCTAAAACTAATATTTAACTTTTTATATGGGGTAGTGTGCATTGCAATTATTATATATATAGTATTTATGTCTGTATGGGGATTAAATTATTATAGATTTCCTCTTATCAATAATTATCAAAATTACTTCTTTGAAAATAATAATATCACAGATGAAGAAGCATATAATAAACTCTATTCATTAGCAGAACTATTAATAAAAGATTTAAATGATTTGCAAACAAAAATGAAATATGAAACCTCAATCAATACAAATTATCAAGCTCTAAATAGAATGGTTGAAAGCGAATATAATAAAGTTTTTGAAGAGTTTCCATATTTAGAAATGTATTATTCAAGAACCAAACCAATAAAAATATCACAACTTTTTTTAAGACTTCAAATAACAGGAATATACTCCCCATTTACTTCAGAGGCAAATGTTAATACACTTATACCATACACATCTATGCCTTATACTATAGCTCATGAAATGGCTCATAAAATAGGTATAGCATACGAAGATGAAGCTAATTTTATTGCATATTTAGCCTGCTCAAAACATAGTGATTTATTTATACAATACTCAGGAGCCTTTGAATCACTTTTATATGTGTTATCCGAACTTAACAGAGATGAAAATTATGCTATGCTTATTTCAAACCTCAATGAAAAAACAAAAGAAGAGATAAGATACAATTATGACTTTTGGAATCAATACAAAGGACAGTTATCTAATATAAGCCATAAAGTAAATGACACATATTTAAAAGCAAACAATCAAATACACGGCATAAAGAGTTATTCAAGGGTAGTAAAACTTTTAATCTATTACAAGATGAGCAAGGGTTTTTTACAATGA
- the rsmD gene encoding 16S rRNA (guanine(966)-N(2))-methyltransferase RsmD, giving the protein MHIISGYKKNKKIITPKRDFRPTQGKVREALFNIIDTNDKTFLDLCAGSGAVGFEALSRGAKFSAFIEIDREAVKTIFTNAKNIFEENQYKIKRVSADDYVKRTNDTFDIIFFDPPYHSKIYYEVFLNIFERKLLNDNGYLFVEMGLEYYKSFLEKVKEYNYEIKTYGESVLIIFRNT; this is encoded by the coding sequence TTGCATATAATATCTGGATACAAAAAAAATAAAAAAATCATTACACCAAAGAGAGATTTTAGACCTACTCAGGGAAAGGTGAGAGAGGCTTTATTTAATATAATAGATACTAATGATAAAACTTTTTTAGACCTTTGTGCTGGAAGCGGTGCTGTGGGGTTTGAGGCTTTAAGCAGGGGAGCTAAGTTTTCAGCTTTTATAGAAATAGATAGAGAGGCTGTTAAAACTATATTTACAAATGCAAAAAATATATTTGAAGAAAATCAATACAAAATAAAAAGAGTATCAGCAGATGACTATGTTAAAAGAACAAATGATACTTTTGATATAATATTCTTTGACCCGCCTTATCATTCAAAAATTTATTATGAAGTATTTTTAAATATATTTGAAAGAAAATTATTAAATGATAATGGATATTTATTTGTAGAGATGGGGCTTGAATACTATAAAAGCTTTTTAGAGAAAGTAAAAGAATATAACTATGAAATAAAAACTTATGGTGAAAGTGTTTTAATAATTTTTAGAAATACATAA